A stretch of Ectothiorhodospiraceae bacterium BW-2 DNA encodes these proteins:
- the ubiB gene encoding ubiquinone biosynthesis regulatory protein kinase UbiB: protein MAPGELWRILFIGWTFLRHGLDELLFATPLFRPIHFLRWTLWWHWLRRDRKLGNRGERIRCALEDLGPIFVKFGQILSTRRDLLPDDIATELIKLQDRVPPFSGEVARKIIEKAYQQPLEKIFKQFETTPLASASIAQVHCATLHDGTPVVVKVIRPSIDKVIRRDIGLLYTLAHSVQRYWSEGARLHPVEVVREFEKNLLDELDLLREAASATQIKRNFANSELLYVPEIYWPWCRKQVMVMERINGIPIGDIAALRAAGVNFKQLAERGVEIFFTQVFEHNFFHADMHPGNIFVSAEEHHYLAIDFGIVGTLSPDDKRYLAENFLAFFKRDYQRVAELHVESGWVPKHTRVDEFEAAIRTVCEPIFEKPLQEISFGQLLLRLFQTARRFNMEVQPQLVLLQKTLLNIEGLGRQLYPELDLWQTAKPFLERWMDEQLGVRAVVARVKRAFPRWNETAADMPMLIHDTLQQATHGKLQLQLHEQSLNKIQQILEQTQRRTASTIMAAALIISATVLMGLQSYYQPSAAGVPLLSWLMGIAGGVLYFRGR, encoded by the coding sequence ATGGCCCCCGGAGAGCTGTGGCGCATCCTCTTTATCGGCTGGACCTTCCTACGGCACGGTCTGGATGAGCTGCTATTTGCCACCCCCCTATTTCGTCCCATCCACTTTTTGCGCTGGACACTCTGGTGGCACTGGCTTAGACGAGATCGAAAACTGGGTAATCGCGGTGAGAGGATCCGCTGTGCCTTAGAAGATCTCGGCCCTATCTTCGTCAAATTTGGCCAAATCCTCTCCACTCGTCGCGATCTACTCCCCGACGATATCGCCACCGAGCTCATCAAACTACAAGATAGAGTCCCCCCCTTCTCCGGCGAAGTGGCGCGCAAAATCATCGAAAAGGCGTATCAGCAGCCACTAGAGAAGATCTTCAAACAGTTCGAGACCACCCCACTCGCCTCGGCCTCCATCGCCCAAGTCCACTGCGCCACCCTCCATGATGGCACCCCTGTGGTGGTCAAGGTGATCCGTCCCTCAATCGATAAGGTGATTCGGCGCGACATCGGCCTGCTCTATACCCTCGCCCACAGCGTACAGCGCTACTGGTCGGAGGGGGCACGACTCCATCCGGTAGAGGTGGTGCGCGAATTTGAGAAAAATCTGCTCGATGAGCTCGATCTACTGCGCGAAGCGGCCTCAGCGACCCAAATAAAGCGTAACTTCGCTAACTCCGAGCTACTCTATGTCCCCGAAATCTACTGGCCTTGGTGTCGTAAGCAGGTGATGGTGATGGAGCGAATTAACGGCATTCCGATTGGCGATATTGCCGCGCTAAGAGCCGCTGGAGTGAACTTTAAACAGCTAGCCGAGAGAGGGGTGGAGATCTTCTTTACCCAAGTCTTTGAGCACAACTTCTTTCACGCCGATATGCATCCTGGCAACATCTTCGTCTCGGCCGAAGAGCACCACTATCTGGCGATCGACTTTGGCATTGTCGGCACCCTAAGCCCCGACGATAAGCGCTATCTAGCTGAAAACTTCCTCGCCTTCTTTAAACGCGACTATCAACGGGTAGCGGAGCTCCATGTCGAGTCGGGTTGGGTGCCCAAACATACCCGAGTCGATGAGTTTGAGGCGGCGATTCGTACCGTCTGTGAGCCGATCTTTGAAAAACCGCTACAGGAGATCTCCTTCGGTCAGCTACTGCTACGGCTATTTCAGACCGCTCGCCGCTTCAATATGGAGGTACAGCCGCAGCTAGTGCTGCTGCAAAAGACGCTGCTCAATATCGAAGGGTTAGGACGACAACTCTACCCTGAACTCGATCTGTGGCAGACCGCCAAACCCTTTTTAGAGCGCTGGATGGATGAACAGCTCGGAGTACGGGCAGTCGTCGCTCGGGTGAAACGGGCCTTTCCCCGCTGGAACGAAACCGCAGCCGATATGCCGATGCTTATTCACGACACCCTACAGCAGGCGACCCACGGTAAGCTACAGTTACAACTGCACGAACAGAGCCTAAATAAAATTCAACAGATCCTAGAGCAGACTCAGCGTCGTACCGCGTCAACCATTATGGCCGCAGCGCTCATTATTAGCGCAACGGTATTAATGGGGTTACAGAGCTACTATCAACCTAGCGCCGCCGGCGTACCGCTATTAAGTTGGCTGATGGGGATAGCTGGGGGGGTGCTCTATTTTCGGGGGCGCTAA